The Lodderomyces beijingensis strain CBS 14171 genome assembly, chromosome: 4 genome has a window encoding:
- a CDS encoding mitochondrial 37S ribosomal protein mS43 produces the protein MLRPATYTFKRSLGTYSLPVNKTLEILKATNANFEGLFSHDALNQLWFKQGASITSNLNQHLTQAHEFKDKELTLAELIHATSNKPDLVHVQKNAAKLHNLIAFFENLRPLTGPHDISKPGPESLLSTPSDKFTNVPTDENLVDWISHSFGSMQEFRNLVINTAHAIKGDGTVWLVAESTVSQTHLNRSSAVSSSPTYHNLALIATYNHGVVDDSERSGQISRMKNLFDEGDVTREGEGKDEGEGNGEEEGKQSAKKTPPPPPPVDLKLGTAEQAELDHAYVNKKLIPALAIDASPRNYLIDYGVYGKQQYLDNCWECIDWDVVSRRLPPRTKQAFIV, from the coding sequence ATGCTAAGACCTGCAACATACACGTTCAAACGAAGTTTGGGGACCTATTCGCTACCCGTGAACAAAACGTTGGAGATTCTAAAAGCAACAAATGCAAACTTTGAAGGTCTCTTTTCCCACGACGCCTTGAACCAATTGTGGTTCAAACAAGGCGCATCCATcacttcaaacttgaaccAACACTTGACGCAAGCTCATGAATTCAAAGATAAGGAACTCACGCTTGCCGAGCTTATCCACGCGACGCTGAACAAGCCCGACTTGGTGCACGTCCAGAAGAACGCCGCCAAATTGCACAACTTGATTGCATTTTTCGAAAACTTGCGCCCATTGACCGGTCCGCATGACATATCTAAACCGGGCCCGGAGCTGTTGTTATCGACGCCAAGCGACAAGTTCACTAATGTCCCCACTGATGAAAACTTGGTCGATTGGATCTCGCATTCGTTTGGCTCGATGCAAGAGTTTAGAAATTTGGTGATTAATACCGCGCACGCTATCAAGGGCGATGGTACCGTTTGGCTCGTGGCTGAAAGCACCGTGAGCCAGACCCATTTGAACAGGAGCTCCGCTGTGAGTCTGTCTCCTACATACCACAATTTGGCGCTTATCGCGACGTATAACCATGGTGTTGTCGATGACTCGGAACGGTCGGGACAAATTAGCAGAATGAAGAATTTGTTCGACGAAGGTGATGTTACTAGAGagggagaaggaaaagatgaAGGGGAAGGAAACGGGGAGGAAGAAGGGAAGCAAAGtgcaaaaaagacaccaccaccaccgccaccagtGGATCTCAAATTGGGCACTGCTGAACAAGCCGAATTGGACCACGCCTATGtaaataaaaaattgatCCCGGCTTTGGCGATTGATGCATCGCCAAGAAACTACCTCATTGATTACGGCGTTTATGGCAAACAACAATATTTGGATAACTGTTGGGAGTGTATTGATTGGGATGTCGTTTCTAGAAGATTGCCACCTAGAACCAAACAGGCATTTATCGTGTaa
- a CDS encoding 40S ribosomal protein uS19, with amino-acid sequence MVDAADKKKRTFKQFSFKGVDLKDLVEMPTEEFTKLCGARVRRRFSRGLDAKPMGLIKKLRAARAATEPNERPAIVKTHLRNMIVVPEMIGSVVGVYNGKVFNTVEIKPEMVGHYLGEFSITYTPVRHGRAGNASSRFMPLR; translated from the exons ATGGTTGACGCTG CtgacaaaaagaagagaacaTTCAAACAATTCTCCTTCAAGGGTGTTGACTTGAAAGACTTGGTTGAAATGCCAACTGAAGAGTTCACCAAGTTGTGTGGTGCCAGAGTCAGAAGAAGATTCTCTAGAGGTTTGGATGCCAAGCCAATGGGTttgatcaagaaattgagagCTGCTAGAGCCGCCACCGAGCCAAACGAAAGGCCAGCTATCGTCAAGACCCACTTGAGAAACATGATTGTGGTCCCAGAGATGATTGGTTcagttgttggtgtttaCAACGGTaaagttttcaacactGTTGAAATCAAACCAGAAATGGTTGGCCACTACTTGGGAGAATTCTCAATCACATACACCCCAGTTAGACACGGAAGAGCTGGTAACGCTTCATCGAGATTCATGCCATTGAGATAA
- a CDS encoding ribosomal protein P2 has translation MKYLAAYLLLVQGGNASPSSQDISSLLESVGVEVESDRLSLLLRDLEGKDIGQLIAEGNTKLASVPSGGAAVSSSAGAGAAAGGAAAEEAAEEAKEEEKEESDDDMGFGLFD, from the coding sequence ATGAAATACTTAGCTGCCTACTTGTTGTTAGTCCAAGGTGGAAACGCCTCCCCATCATCGCAAGACATCTCCTCCTTGTTGGAGTCGGTTGGTGTCGAAGTTGAAAGCGACAGATTGTCCCTCTTGTTGAGAGACTTGGAAGGTAAAGACATCGGTCAGTTGATTGCTGAAGGAAACACCAAGTTGGCTTCGGTTCCATCTGGAGGTGCTGCTGTCTCAAGCTCTGCAGGTGCCGGTGCCGCTGccggtggtgctgctgccgaAGAAGCTGCTGAAGAAGccaaggaggaagaaaaggaagagtCTGACGATGACATGGGTTTCGGTTTGTTTGACTAA